In a single window of the Gemmatimonadota bacterium genome:
- a CDS encoding dienelactone hydrolase family protein, with translation MRPTRGIAATPVIAGLTLVAGLAAGLLVGRPRHTTITLDPVTTHGEWVKFANAKGDSIRAYVAYPERKDKAPTVIVIHEIFGMTDWEPTMADHFAAKGYIAVVPDLLSSRWGTSPASPDSGRKLVAQLTPDGVNADLDAAYRYINALPAASKDRTGVIGFCWGGGTVWRYASANPKLKAAVVCYGPLADTLLLKTIKAPVLGVFGENDMRVNAMIPLEQRILGDLKIPFSADSYPGTGHGFLKPGRKGSGTPEAERALGNIDAFFAKRLEGK, from the coding sequence ATGCGCCCCACTCGCGGCATCGCCGCTACGCCGGTTATCGCCGGCCTGACCCTGGTCGCCGGGCTCGCCGCTGGCCTGCTCGTCGGTCGCCCACGCCATACCACCATCACGCTTGACCCCGTCACGACCCACGGCGAATGGGTGAAGTTCGCCAACGCCAAGGGCGACTCCATCCGTGCCTACGTGGCCTACCCAGAGCGGAAGGACAAGGCGCCCACCGTCATCGTCATCCATGAGATCTTCGGGATGACCGACTGGGAGCCGACGATGGCCGATCACTTCGCGGCGAAGGGCTACATCGCGGTGGTGCCCGACCTCCTCTCGTCCCGCTGGGGCACCTCGCCCGCAAGCCCCGACAGCGGCCGCAAGCTGGTCGCGCAGCTCACACCCGACGGCGTGAACGCTGACCTCGATGCCGCCTATCGCTACATCAATGCCCTACCCGCCGCATCGAAGGATCGCACCGGCGTCATCGGCTTCTGCTGGGGTGGCGGCACCGTCTGGCGCTATGCCTCCGCCAATCCGAAGCTCAAGGCCGCCGTGGTGTGTTACGGGCCGCTGGCCGACACGCTGCTGCTGAAGACCATCAAGGCACCCGTCCTCGGCGTCTTTGGCGAGAATGACATGCGCGTCAACGCGATGATTCCACTCGAGCAGCGGATTCTCGGCGACCTGAAGATTCCCTTCAGCGCCGATAGCTATCCCGGGACCGGCCACGGTTTCCTCAAGCCCGGTCGCAAGGGATCCGGCACGCCGGAGGCCGAACGCGCCCTCGGCAACATCGACGCCTTCTTCGCCAAGCGGCTCGAGGGGAAGTGA
- a CDS encoding threonine/serine dehydratase, giving the protein MTGPSLDNLREAAAGLVGIAERTPLVPLEGLVPGIDVRLKAEHLQPIGAFKIRGAWTAVRRLDPEKRQRGVVTSSSGNHGLGVAFAANRHGIPAVVVMPESAPAIKVAGVREFGGEVVQIGKIRGPEQTVEAARLVKERGLSMIPPYDHPDVMAGQGTCGLEILEAWPEVTTILVPVGGGGLLAGICAAVRALRPDVTVVGVEPAGIPKLSAAIQAGHPETLAAGTSLADGLLTRSVGELTWPVFQSTVHEVVAVTDDDITAAMKWLAVRGVRVEPSGAVTTAALLSGRFRPRGPAVVVASGGNVDPARYDALVS; this is encoded by the coding sequence GTGACCGGCCCCTCCCTCGACAATCTTCGTGAAGCGGCAGCGGGGCTCGTCGGCATTGCCGAACGGACCCCGCTGGTTCCGTTAGAGGGGTTGGTCCCCGGTATCGATGTCCGGCTCAAGGCCGAACATCTGCAGCCGATTGGCGCCTTCAAGATCCGTGGCGCCTGGACCGCAGTCAGGCGCCTGGATCCCGAGAAGCGCCAGCGCGGGGTGGTGACCTCTTCGAGCGGCAACCACGGTCTCGGGGTCGCTTTCGCCGCAAATCGCCACGGAATCCCGGCGGTGGTGGTCATGCCGGAGTCGGCTCCAGCCATCAAGGTGGCCGGGGTGAGGGAATTCGGGGGCGAAGTGGTCCAGATCGGGAAGATCCGTGGTCCCGAGCAGACGGTGGAGGCCGCCCGACTGGTCAAAGAGCGGGGGCTCTCGATGATCCCCCCCTACGACCACCCAGATGTGATGGCAGGTCAGGGGACCTGCGGTCTCGAGATCCTCGAGGCCTGGCCGGAAGTCACCACCATCCTGGTCCCGGTGGGCGGTGGGGGGCTCCTCGCCGGAATCTGCGCTGCGGTCCGGGCATTGCGCCCCGACGTGACCGTGGTGGGGGTCGAACCGGCCGGAATCCCCAAGCTTTCGGCCGCGATCCAGGCCGGGCACCCCGAAACCCTGGCCGCTGGCACAAGCCTCGCAGATGGACTGCTTACCCGGTCGGTGGGGGAACTCACCTGGCCGGTCTTTCAGTCCACTGTCCACGAGGTTGTAGCCGTGACCGATGATGACATCACCGCCGCCATGAAATGGCTGGCGGTCCGGGGCGTTCGCGTGGAGCCCTCGGGTGCGGTCACCACGGCGGCCCTCCTCTCGGGACGATTCCGACCACGCGGGCCGGCCGTCGTTGTCGCCAGTGGCGGCAACGTCGATCCGGCGCGCTACGACGCTCTGGTCAGCTGA
- the hutU gene encoding urocanate hydratase, with amino-acid sequence MPVIRAPRGNTRTAQGWIQEAAKRMLMNNLDPDVAEKPEELIVYGGRGKAARNWEAYHRIVATLDRLKNDETLLIQSGKPVAVLRTHDHAPRVLLANSNLVPKWATWDEFDRLDKLGLMMYGQMTAGSWIYIGTQGILQGTYETFAAAAAKHFGGTLAGTITVTAGLGGMGGAQPLAVSLAGGVSITIEIDASRIQRRLETRYLDEVATSLDDAISRAELARQEKRAVSIGLLGNAAEMLPEMVRRRFTPELVTDQTSAHDPMWGYLPPAQPDEDLNELRSKQPDEYLVRTRAAMVTHVEAILELQRRGSIAFDYGNNLRAQAQIGGLANAFDYPGFVPAFIRDSFCEGRGPFRWVALSGDPADIAATDAAMKDLFPADARLQKWLGWAGDRIAFQGLPARICWLGYRERDKAGLMFNEMVRDGRLKAPIVIGRDHLDAGSVASPYRETEAMLDGSDAVSDWALLNFATGIASGAGWMSFHHGGGVGMGYSQHSGLVAVADGTDEAALRLSRCLLNDPAMGVIRHADAGYELAQRVGRERGLDMPSL; translated from the coding sequence ATGCCTGTCATCCGCGCTCCCCGAGGCAACACCCGCACCGCGCAGGGATGGATTCAGGAAGCCGCCAAGCGGATGCTGATGAACAATCTCGACCCCGACGTGGCCGAGAAGCCGGAAGAGCTGATCGTCTATGGTGGGCGTGGCAAGGCGGCGCGGAACTGGGAAGCCTACCACCGGATCGTCGCGACGCTCGATCGACTGAAGAACGATGAGACGCTTCTGATCCAGAGTGGCAAGCCGGTCGCGGTCCTGCGAACTCACGATCACGCACCGCGGGTACTGCTCGCCAATTCCAACCTGGTGCCCAAGTGGGCAACCTGGGACGAGTTCGATCGCCTCGACAAGCTCGGCCTGATGATGTACGGCCAGATGACGGCCGGGTCGTGGATCTACATCGGGACGCAGGGGATTCTGCAGGGCACCTACGAGACCTTCGCCGCCGCTGCCGCCAAGCACTTCGGCGGCACCCTCGCCGGCACCATCACCGTGACTGCGGGACTCGGCGGAATGGGCGGGGCGCAGCCGCTCGCCGTCTCGCTCGCCGGTGGCGTGTCAATCACGATTGAAATCGACGCATCCCGCATCCAGCGCCGGCTCGAGACGCGCTACCTCGATGAAGTCGCGACCTCACTCGACGATGCGATTTCGCGAGCGGAGCTGGCACGCCAGGAAAAGCGCGCCGTTTCGATCGGCCTGCTGGGCAACGCCGCCGAAATGCTGCCGGAGATGGTGCGGCGTCGCTTCACCCCGGAGCTGGTCACCGATCAGACGTCGGCCCACGATCCGATGTGGGGCTACCTCCCGCCAGCGCAGCCCGACGAAGACCTCAACGAGCTTCGGAGCAAGCAGCCCGACGAGTATCTCGTGCGCACACGCGCGGCGATGGTGACGCACGTCGAGGCGATCCTCGAATTGCAGCGTCGTGGCAGCATCGCCTTTGACTACGGCAACAATCTGCGCGCGCAGGCCCAGATCGGCGGGCTCGCCAACGCGTTCGACTACCCCGGCTTCGTGCCGGCATTCATTCGTGATTCCTTCTGCGAAGGACGCGGCCCGTTCCGCTGGGTCGCACTCTCGGGTGATCCGGCAGACATCGCCGCCACCGACGCCGCGATGAAGGATCTGTTCCCAGCAGATGCGCGCTTGCAGAAATGGCTCGGCTGGGCTGGTGACCGGATTGCCTTTCAGGGGTTGCCCGCGCGCATCTGCTGGCTCGGCTACCGCGAGCGCGACAAGGCCGGCCTGATGTTCAACGAAATGGTGCGCGACGGCCGACTCAAGGCGCCGATTGTCATCGGCCGTGATCACCTCGACGCCGGCTCGGTGGCGTCGCCGTATCGCGAAACCGAGGCGATGCTGGACGGTTCCGACGCCGTGAGCGACTGGGCCCTGCTCAACTTCGCCACCGGCATCGCCAGCGGCGCGGGGTGGATGTCCTTCCATCACGGCGGCGGCGTCGGCATGGGATATTCCCAGCACTCGGGGCTGGTCGCTGTCGCCGATGGCACCGACGAGGCGGCCCTCCGGCTCTCGCGCTGCCTCCTCAACGACCCCGCGATGGGCGTGATCCGCCACGCTGACGCCGGCTATGAACTGGCGCAGCGCGTCGGCCGCGAGCGCGGACTCGATATGCCGTCGCTGTGA
- the gyrA gene encoding DNA gyrase subunit A encodes MTAPNSRERILPRLIEDELQQSFINYSMSVIVSRALPDVRDGLKPVHRRILYAMNELGLMPNRAYKKSATVVGDVLGKYHPHGDSSVYEALVRMVQTFSLRYPLVDGQGNFGSVDGDRAAAYRYTEARLTRIALEMLEDIDKNTVNFIPNFDDQREEPSVLPAKLPNLLINGSSGIAVGMATNIPPHNLREVAKAIAALVKHPECTTDDLLQHIKGPDFPTGGYIYGEHGIRDAYETGRGKVIMRARVRIEENERTGKNALVITELPYQVNKANLAIAIADLASEKRIEGITGVRDESDREGMRLVVELKRDAIPQVVLNGLYKHTAMQSTFGVINLALVNGAPKVMPLKEILQHFIDHRHVIIVRRTEFDLAEAKKREHILRGLKIAVDNIDEVIAIIRSSADTPTADTRLRARFGFTEAQSDAILNMRLARLTGLEISKLEAELAEVLATIAELESILASRERREKILVGEVDELAATYGDARRTEILKDQGEFSVEDLIAEEDMVITVSHTGYIKRIPVTTYRRQRRGGRGLTGMDTKETDWVEHLFIASTHDYLMFFSDRGTVYWLKVHEIPQGGRNARGKPIVNCINIREHERIASLVPVRTFGDDEWLMFATRNGTVKKTVMSAYGNVRTVGINAINIDADDELIDVQKTRGNDDIVLATSSGMSIRFHESDVREMGRATAGVKGIELDTDDRVIGMVVVRERAELLVVSEKGIGKRSMVADYRVQRRGGKGIITMQQTEKTGRLIALKDVVPEDELMMITKGGVIIRCPVEGIRVSGRNTQGVKLMNLDTDDRIVDVARVQKEEDDGAEEGLEGVPAPGGDDGPAEEG; translated from the coding sequence ATGACCGCGCCGAATTCCCGCGAACGCATCCTCCCGCGCCTCATCGAAGACGAGCTGCAGCAGTCGTTCATCAACTACTCGATGAGCGTCATTGTCTCGCGCGCGCTGCCCGATGTGCGCGACGGCCTCAAGCCGGTACATCGCCGCATTCTCTACGCGATGAACGAGCTCGGCCTGATGCCCAATCGCGCCTACAAGAAGTCGGCGACGGTCGTGGGCGACGTGCTCGGCAAGTATCACCCGCACGGCGACTCCTCGGTGTACGAAGCGCTCGTGCGCATGGTGCAGACCTTCTCGCTGCGGTACCCGCTGGTCGACGGTCAGGGAAACTTCGGCTCGGTCGACGGCGATCGCGCGGCAGCCTATCGATACACCGAGGCGCGACTCACGCGCATCGCCCTCGAGATGCTCGAGGACATTGACAAGAACACCGTCAATTTCATTCCGAACTTCGATGACCAGCGCGAAGAGCCGTCGGTGCTGCCGGCCAAGCTCCCGAACCTGCTGATCAACGGGTCGAGCGGCATTGCCGTCGGCATGGCGACGAACATCCCGCCGCACAATCTTCGCGAGGTGGCCAAGGCCATCGCCGCGCTGGTGAAGCATCCCGAGTGCACCACCGACGACCTCCTCCAGCACATCAAGGGTCCCGACTTCCCCACCGGTGGCTACATCTACGGTGAACACGGGATCCGCGACGCCTACGAGACCGGCCGCGGCAAGGTGATCATGCGCGCACGCGTGCGCATCGAGGAGAACGAGCGGACCGGCAAGAACGCGCTGGTGATCACCGAGTTGCCGTACCAGGTCAACAAGGCCAACCTCGCGATCGCGATTGCCGACCTGGCCTCCGAGAAGCGGATCGAAGGGATCACCGGCGTTCGCGACGAGTCCGACCGCGAGGGCATGCGGCTTGTCGTCGAGCTCAAGCGCGATGCGATCCCGCAGGTCGTGCTCAACGGGCTCTACAAGCACACCGCAATGCAGAGCACCTTCGGCGTCATCAACCTCGCGCTGGTCAACGGCGCGCCGAAGGTGATGCCGCTCAAGGAGATCCTGCAGCACTTCATCGACCACCGCCACGTCATCATCGTGCGGCGGACCGAGTTCGATCTCGCCGAGGCGAAGAAGCGGGAACACATCCTGCGCGGCCTCAAGATCGCCGTCGACAACATCGACGAAGTCATCGCGATCATTCGCTCCTCGGCCGACACACCGACCGCCGACACCCGGCTGCGCGCGCGCTTCGGCTTCACCGAGGCGCAGAGCGATGCCATCCTCAACATGCGGCTCGCACGGCTCACCGGCCTCGAGATCAGCAAGCTGGAAGCCGAACTCGCCGAAGTGCTGGCGACCATTGCCGAACTCGAGAGCATCCTGGCGTCGCGTGAACGGCGCGAGAAGATCCTGGTCGGAGAGGTCGACGAACTCGCCGCTACCTACGGCGATGCGCGCCGCACCGAAATCCTCAAGGATCAGGGCGAGTTCTCGGTCGAAGACCTGATCGCCGAAGAAGACATGGTGATCACCGTCTCGCACACCGGCTACATCAAGCGGATTCCGGTCACCACCTACCGGCGCCAGCGTCGCGGCGGCCGCGGCCTCACCGGGATGGACACCAAGGAAACCGACTGGGTCGAGCATCTCTTCATCGCCTCGACGCACGATTACCTGATGTTCTTCTCCGATCGCGGTACCGTCTACTGGCTCAAGGTGCACGAGATCCCGCAGGGCGGGCGCAACGCGCGCGGCAAGCCGATCGTCAACTGCATCAACATCCGCGAGCACGAACGGATCGCCTCGCTGGTGCCAGTCCGCACCTTCGGCGACGACGAATGGCTGATGTTCGCCACGCGCAACGGCACCGTGAAGAAGACGGTGATGTCGGCGTACGGCAACGTCCGCACCGTCGGTATCAATGCCATCAACATCGACGCCGACGACGAACTCATCGACGTGCAGAAGACCCGCGGCAACGATGACATCGTGCTCGCCACCTCGTCGGGAATGAGCATTCGCTTCCACGAGAGCGATGTCCGCGAGATGGGCCGTGCCACGGCCGGCGTCAAGGGCATCGAACTCGACACCGACGACCGGGTCATCGGCATGGTCGTTGTCCGCGAGCGCGCCGAACTGCTGGTCGTGAGCGAGAAGGGGATCGGCAAGCGGTCGATGGTCGCCGATTACCGCGTCCAGCGTCGCGGCGGCAAGGGGATCATCACGATGCAGCAGACCGAGAAGACCGGCCGGCTCATCGCCCTCAAGGATGTCGTGCCCGAGGACGAGCTGATGATGATCACCAAGGGTGGCGTCATTATCCGCTGCCCGGTCGAAGGGATCCGGGTCTCCGGCCGCAACACGCAGGGCGTCAAGCTGATGAACCTCGACACCGACGATCGGATCGTCGACGTCGCGCGGGTGCAGAAGGAAGAAGACGACGGCGCCGAAGAGGGGCTCGAAGGTGTGCCCGCTCCCGGAGGCGACGACGGTCCGGCGGAGGAGGGGTGA
- a CDS encoding GntR family transcriptional regulator encodes MPAKAVDHAGNKRREPADVIRSLLLDEIIRGRLPPGTRLLERVVATRFTTSRTPTRQALQRLTHEGFLVTQGPDARRGELRVAPLHWGDIAELWQIIGSLEAIAARRVELLAVGEREQLAHELRRINAELRAAWTTHARDPDLAFDLQSSFHRVMVTTCGGRRLHVVYEAVRPHIERYEWLYGASDASHIVESLAEHEAMAAAIERGNGMAAALAVTTHWQLAAERSVQVLKTALGPSSLPALLRS; translated from the coding sequence ATGCCGGCAAAGGCGGTCGACCACGCGGGCAACAAGCGACGGGAACCGGCGGACGTAATCCGCAGCCTGCTGCTTGACGAGATCATTCGTGGCAGACTCCCGCCGGGCACACGCCTCCTCGAGCGTGTCGTCGCGACGCGATTCACCACCAGCCGGACTCCCACGCGACAGGCGCTGCAGCGGCTCACCCATGAAGGGTTTCTGGTGACCCAGGGACCAGACGCGCGTCGCGGAGAGTTACGCGTGGCGCCGTTGCATTGGGGTGATATCGCCGAGTTGTGGCAGATCATCGGGAGTCTTGAGGCGATCGCCGCGCGCAGGGTTGAATTGCTGGCGGTGGGCGAGCGAGAGCAACTTGCCCACGAATTGCGCCGCATCAACGCCGAGCTCCGCGCGGCATGGACAACGCATGCTCGGGACCCGGACCTGGCCTTCGACCTCCAGTCAAGCTTTCACCGCGTCATGGTTACCACCTGTGGCGGGCGTCGGCTGCATGTGGTGTACGAGGCGGTTCGGCCGCACATCGAGCGATATGAGTGGCTCTACGGAGCGAGCGATGCATCCCACATCGTCGAATCGCTCGCGGAACATGAGGCGATGGCTGCTGCGATCGAGAGGGGTAACGGAATGGCCGCCGCACTCGCCGTCACGACGCACTGGCAGCTCGCAGCCGAGCGATCGGTGCAGGTGCTGAAGACCGCGCTAGGGCCGTCATCACTTCCCGCCCTTCTCAGGTCATGA
- a CDS encoding diguanylate cyclase, with protein sequence MQLNPRLLLATEDTALARTLSWVLKENGYDVVTAQGGPQLLERLEQEEYDLLVVDLANADAGTMDRLAGVRADLRYKDVPLFVLTDPGFDPAVLEPYGLVAADIVKRPYRVRELLSRIKAHLRVGRELNKARAEVRSRAEMVAILKEVTATHNPDEIYQILVRRVAQGLRIARCSVVLAAPGADEGTVVAAYENPTLRELKVELAKYPEILRALRTGETVMVGDVNADPLYQDVRMIIATEANAASRTRSVIALPFPINGRLAGVFFLRTTADDPPLNRLDLGFAEQVIEAAVTALEKAYDLEQTSQGHQQLRQLADTDPLTGCANRRVLNERLREELDRARRYDQVVTVALFDVDDFKRINDTHGHHVGDTVLQQIVTILRRELRTMDILARYGGEEFVVLLPETGGTGARLFVDRILRRVAQHNFGEESAPISVTVSAGLATFPDDRAADDESLLKLADENLYKAKRAGRNRYRD encoded by the coding sequence ATGCAGCTCAACCCCCGGCTGCTGCTCGCCACTGAAGACACCGCGCTCGCCCGCACGCTCTCCTGGGTCCTCAAGGAGAACGGCTACGATGTTGTGACCGCGCAGGGTGGACCGCAACTCCTCGAGCGTCTCGAGCAGGAGGAGTACGATCTCCTGGTCGTCGATCTCGCCAACGCCGACGCCGGCACGATGGACCGACTCGCTGGCGTGCGCGCCGATCTCCGCTACAAGGATGTTCCTCTCTTCGTCCTCACCGATCCCGGTTTCGATCCCGCCGTGCTCGAACCGTACGGCCTGGTCGCCGCCGATATCGTCAAGCGCCCCTATCGCGTGCGTGAACTCCTCTCGCGCATCAAGGCCCACCTCCGCGTCGGCCGCGAGCTCAACAAGGCACGGGCCGAGGTCCGCTCGCGTGCTGAGATGGTGGCGATCCTCAAGGAAGTCACCGCGACCCACAACCCGGACGAGATCTACCAGATCCTCGTCCGTCGCGTGGCGCAGGGGCTCCGGATCGCACGCTGCTCAGTGGTGCTCGCCGCACCCGGCGCCGACGAAGGTACCGTCGTCGCGGCCTACGAGAACCCCACGCTGCGCGAACTGAAGGTGGAGCTCGCGAAGTACCCCGAGATCCTGCGCGCGCTGCGCACCGGCGAGACGGTGATGGTCGGCGACGTCAATGCCGACCCGCTCTATCAGGACGTGCGGATGATCATCGCGACCGAGGCCAACGCGGCGTCGCGCACCAGGTCGGTCATCGCGCTGCCGTTCCCGATCAACGGCCGCCTCGCGGGCGTCTTCTTCCTGCGCACTACCGCCGATGATCCGCCACTGAATCGTCTCGATCTGGGCTTCGCCGAGCAGGTCATCGAGGCCGCCGTGACCGCGCTCGAGAAAGCATACGATCTCGAGCAGACGTCGCAGGGACACCAACAACTGCGTCAGCTCGCCGACACCGACCCACTCACGGGCTGCGCCAATCGTCGCGTGCTCAACGAGCGGCTCCGCGAGGAACTCGATCGTGCGCGACGCTACGACCAGGTCGTCACCGTCGCGCTGTTCGATGTCGATGATTTCAAGCGGATCAATGACACCCACGGCCATCATGTGGGTGACACGGTGTTGCAGCAGATCGTGACCATCCTGCGTCGCGAACTGCGCACGATGGACATCCTCGCACGCTATGGTGGCGAGGAGTTCGTGGTGCTGCTCCCCGAAACGGGCGGCACCGGTGCCAGGCTCTTCGTCGACCGGATCCTGCGCCGCGTCGCGCAGCACAACTTCGGCGAGGAATCGGCACCGATCTCGGTCACCGTGAGCGCGGGCCTGGCCACCTTCCCCGATGACCGCGCCGCCGACGACGAATCGCTCCTCAAGCTGGCCGACGAAAACCTCTACAAGGCCAAGCGCGCGGGGCGTAACCGCTACAGAGACTAG
- a CDS encoding CBS domain-containing protein, whose amino-acid sequence METVRELLAQKGRELLMVSPSTTVLQAAQMMNDRGTGSVLVTEDGTLAGIFTERDLMRRVVAVDRLPGATTVAEVMTSSLITCTPDATLDDCGAVMSERRIRHLPVLGPNGVEGVVTTGDLLAHELKEKDSKIAQLESFVFYVRS is encoded by the coding sequence ATGGAGACAGTCCGCGAACTTCTGGCCCAGAAGGGCCGTGAGCTTCTGATGGTGTCGCCCAGCACGACCGTACTGCAGGCCGCGCAGATGATGAATGACCGCGGCACGGGCAGCGTACTCGTCACCGAAGATGGTACACTTGCCGGCATCTTCACCGAACGCGACCTGATGCGTCGCGTCGTGGCGGTTGACCGGCTGCCAGGTGCCACCACGGTCGCCGAAGTGATGACCTCGTCGCTGATCACCTGTACGCCCGACGCGACCCTCGACGACTGCGGCGCCGTCATGAGTGAGCGCCGGATTCGTCACCTGCCCGTGCTGGGCCCCAACGGGGTCGAAGGGGTCGTGACCACGGGCGACCTGCTCGCGCACGAGCTGAAGGAGAAGGACAGCAAGATCGCCCAACTCGAAAGCTTCGTCTTCTACGTCCGAAGCTGA
- the ftcD gene encoding glutamate formimidoyltransferase, which produces MIRLIECVPNFSEGRDPEVIRQITASIAAVEGVRLLNVDPGKATNRTVVTLVGDPDAVIEAAFQAIRVAGTLIDMRHHSGEHPRMGATDVCPLIPISGITMAETVEYARRLAERVGRELNLPVYLYEAAQPDKNRSNLATIRAGEYEGLAQKIVKPEWRPDFGPASFDAARGATVIGARDFLVAYNVNLNTTSTRRANAIAFDIREAGRKVKNAAGEEVSQPGTLKAVKAIGWFIAEYGIAQVSINLVDLAVTPVHVAFDEVSRAAAARGIRVTGSELVGLVPLKCLVDAGRYFLEKQQRSTGVPERELVRIAVRSLGLDELAPFHPEERVIEYLLQSDSAAPLVGMSLTNFAYETASESPAPGGGSIAAYIGALGAALGTMVANLSSHRRGWDERWKEFSDQANAGQQQTRTLLTLVDEDTAAFTRVMTAFGLPKATDDEKAARRAAIQEATRAATEVPFRVMETALASMTLIKSMADTGQESSVSDAGVGALCARSAVMGAFLNVKINAASLTDKAYASDIVSRGAEIERQAQALETEILAIVNGKI; this is translated from the coding sequence ATGATCCGTCTCATCGAGTGCGTCCCGAACTTCTCCGAGGGGCGCGACCCCGAGGTCATCCGGCAGATCACCGCGAGCATTGCGGCGGTCGAAGGCGTACGCTTGCTCAATGTCGACCCGGGCAAGGCCACCAATCGCACCGTGGTCACCCTGGTAGGCGATCCCGACGCCGTGATCGAGGCCGCATTCCAGGCCATTCGCGTGGCCGGCACCCTGATCGACATGCGTCATCACAGTGGCGAGCATCCGCGGATGGGGGCCACCGACGTCTGCCCGCTGATTCCGATTTCCGGGATCACGATGGCCGAGACGGTGGAATATGCCCGTCGCCTCGCCGAGCGGGTCGGTCGCGAGCTCAACCTTCCGGTCTATCTCTACGAGGCCGCTCAGCCGGACAAGAACCGCAGCAACCTCGCCACCATTCGTGCGGGCGAGTATGAAGGCCTCGCGCAGAAGATCGTCAAGCCGGAGTGGCGACCCGATTTCGGCCCGGCCAGCTTCGACGCAGCGCGCGGCGCCACGGTGATTGGAGCCCGCGATTTCCTCGTGGCCTACAACGTGAATCTCAACACCACCTCGACCCGCCGCGCCAATGCCATTGCATTCGACATCCGCGAGGCAGGTCGCAAGGTCAAGAATGCCGCAGGAGAGGAAGTCTCCCAGCCCGGCACGCTCAAGGCCGTCAAGGCGATTGGCTGGTTCATCGCCGAGTATGGCATCGCGCAGGTGTCGATCAACCTCGTGGATCTCGCAGTCACACCGGTCCACGTCGCTTTCGATGAAGTCTCCCGGGCGGCGGCGGCGCGAGGCATTCGCGTCACCGGCTCCGAGCTGGTCGGCCTGGTGCCACTCAAGTGCCTCGTCGATGCCGGCCGCTACTTCCTCGAGAAGCAGCAACGCTCCACCGGTGTCCCGGAGCGCGAGCTTGTGCGTATCGCCGTGCGTTCCCTCGGCCTCGATGAGCTGGCGCCGTTCCACCCCGAGGAGCGGGTCATCGAGTACTTGCTGCAATCCGATTCGGCCGCGCCACTCGTCGGGATGTCACTCACGAACTTCGCCTACGAGACCGCGAGCGAGAGTCCGGCACCCGGTGGCGGCTCCATTGCGGCGTACATCGGCGCGCTCGGCGCTGCCCTCGGGACGATGGTCGCGAACCTGTCGAGCCACCGACGCGGCTGGGACGAGCGCTGGAAGGAATTCTCCGATCAGGCCAATGCCGGCCAGCAGCAGACGCGCACCCTCCTCACGCTGGTCGACGAAGACACCGCGGCCTTCACCCGCGTGATGACGGCGTTCGGACTCCCGAAGGCTACCGATGACGAAAAGGCTGCCCGCCGCGCCGCCATCCAGGAAGCCACCCGCGCCGCGACCGAAGTGCCGTTCCGCGTGATGGAAACCGCGCTGGCCTCGATGACCCTCATCAAGTCGATGGCCGACACCGGTCAGGAGAGTTCCGTCTCCGACGCCGGCGTGGGCGCCCTCTGCGCGCGTTCGGCCGTGATGGGGGCGTTCCTGAACGTGAAGATCAACGCGGCATCGCTCACCGACAAAGCGTACGCGAGCGATATCGTCAGTCGCGGCGCCGAGATCGAACGGCAGGCGCAGGCGCTGGAGACGGAGATCCTGGCCATTGTGAACGGGAAGATCTGA